One part of the Hydra vulgaris chromosome 01, alternate assembly HydraT2T_AEP genome encodes these proteins:
- the LOC136074401 gene encoding uncharacterized protein LOC136074401 codes for MGHVVSLSIAFIKNTDVAQFDSVAQFLNTQLRNKDSEPQVKSELSHLANNYVYKYTPSEGCLRKHKIIKRLRKNENIVITRPDKGNGIIVLNNVDYINSLNNSISDKTKFKELKDDPTIKREVSLQGYLRKLKKLKCFEKDIYNKIYPVGSQTARIYALPKMHKLSKDSSLPSFRPIISTVGTYNYKLAKHLSDLLSPYLPKHYTTFSFVEDLKQVDVTNKFIVSYDVENLFTNIPLNETINIATELFFKDETRSKYFSKTHFKKLLQISTSGSHFLFNGKFYDQLDGVAMGSPLAPILANMFIGFHEQT; via the exons atgGGACATGTTGTATCTCTAAGTATAG CGTTTATAAAAAACACGGACGTTGCTCAATTTGATAGCGTTGCACAGTTTCTCAACACCCAACTTAGAAACAAGGATTCGGAGCCACAAGTTAAAAGTGAACTTTCACATTTAGcaaataattatgtttacaaatatacGCCGTCTGAAGGTTGTCTGAgaaaacacaaaataataaaaagactcAGGAAGAATGAAAACATCGTAATAACAAGACCAGACAAAGGGAATGGTATAATTGTTCTAAATAATGTTGACTATATAAATTCTCTTAATAATAGTATAagtgataaaactaaatttaaagaattaaaagatgATCCAACTATAAAAAGAGAAGTATCTTTACAAGGGTATcttagaaaacttaaaaaacttaaatgttttgaaaaagacatttacaataaaatttatcctGTTGGTTCACAAACAGCAAGAATTTATGCTCTACCTAAGATGCACAAACTTAGTAAAGATTCTTCTCTACCATCTTTTCGACCAATTATTTCAACAGTTGGcacatataattataaacttgcTAAACATCTTTCAGATTTATTATCTCCATATTTACCAAAACATTATACCACATTTTCATTCGTTGAAGATTTAAAACAAGTTGACGTAACTAACAAATTTATAGTTTCTTATGATGTTGAAAacttatttactaatattccacttaatgaaactataaatatagcaacagaattgttttttaaagatgaaactcgctcaaaatatttttctaaaactcatttcaaaaaattacttcaaatttCAACGTCTGGTTCTCATTTCTTATTTAACGGAAAATTTTACGATCAATTAGATGGCGTTGCAATGGGTTCTCCTTTAGCACCAATTTTAGCTAATATGTTTATCGGTTTTCATGAACAAACGTAG
- the LOC136074402 gene encoding uncharacterized protein LOC136074402, with protein MEKKKDNQIPFLDVLINNSNSLSTSVYHKKTYTGLLQNFFSFVPSCYKTALIRCLIDRTYKINNTWYGFDKDIKNLSLVLKNNQYPQKVIDTETKLYVEKKINPPVINTVDNTNIRYFKLPFIGFYSNFTKTKIDKNIKKYCKNVIIKFIFTTDKLKNNFCIKDPLPKMLKSNVVYKFSCASCNASYIGETSRHLATRINEHLTSDKQSHIFKHLNSSINCKTLTNYDCFQILDTASTINKLKIKEALYIKWENPSLNKQTSHYVINLSIQLTKSLL; from the coding sequence atggaaaaaaaaaaagacaaccaAATTCCATTTTTGGATGTTCttattaataattctaattCACTCTCTACATcagtttatcacaaaaaaacatacacgggtcttttacaaaatttctttagttttgtccCTTCATGTTACAAAACTGCTCTTATACGTTGCTTGATTGATCgaacatataaaattaacaacacgTGGTATGGATTTGATAaggatataaaaaatctttctttagttttaaaaaataatcaatatccGCAAAAAGTTATCGACACTGAAACTAAATTATatgttgaaaagaaaattaatccacctgttataaatactgttgataatactaatataagatattttaagCTTCCATTTattggattttactcaaatttcactaaaactaaaattgataaaaatattaaaaagtattgtaaaaatgtaataatcaaatttatatttacaaccgataaattaaaaaacaatttttgcataaaagatCCACTTCCTAAGATGCTTAAATCTAACGTTGTCTACAAATTTTCTTGTGCTAGCTGTAACGCcagttatattggagaaacctcTAGACATTTGGCAACACGGATAAATGAGCACCTTACGAGTGACAAACAAtcgcatatttttaaacatttaaattcatcCATTAATTGTAAAACACTAACTAATTATGATTGCTTTCAGATTTTAGATACTGCCTctaccattaacaaattaaaaataaaagaagcactttatattaaatgggaaaatccttctttaaataaacaaacatctcattatgttataaatttatctatccAACTTACtaaatcattattataa